The following coding sequences are from one Maniola hyperantus chromosome 7, iAphHyp1.2, whole genome shotgun sequence window:
- the LOC117983973 gene encoding uncharacterized protein: MCLGRTGSLIGCYLIKHYRMTAHEAIAWMRICRPGSVIAQQQGWLEELEPWLIKQGNLYRRRNNHDVDILPTHEFGIYSIVEKTRKHRPKIFSKSQSPPPPIQRQGRSDISPPARPQASKVREASCKTIDKPEFGRKEKMSAIQKILIKGIKPTEKVQLFGWKENMSTEQKNLIKGKPRDSSAAVTSRRGCGSGEPRVLRPLSRTNSVKQHGNSNEPNDRNLNGYFHVPIFHTSQTPVAKTLEDAKNILMQSTLHNDQRATLYHDQRKNLYFNKRTTVSNDQRARKLDSAIIVKPQYTFRGGTTNAFNERPIPGNATKLLSSTFSTVPKSSTQPQQRRRLGRSPSPPVIKMVNEQSRATNTPPPVEIFKKRVSKTNLMEELSSLKSTAPRHGSIGAASLGARRDAPPDRRAPSVRSDERPLATQGDMLNSIKFQRRFRETINAERSGKFNNIPSTTSKDKPTIRNISSRTSSAGPKAHIQEHRCNNPTQEKTGTDTRFSRAPRPSSPKGRRSPNTFY, translated from the exons GTTTAGGTCGCACTGGTTCGCTCATTGgttgttatttaataaaacactATCGTATGACTGCCCATGAGGCTATAGCGTGGATGAGAATATGTAGACCTGGGTCAGTTATTGCTCAACAGCAG GGATGGCTGGAGGAGTTGGAACCGTGGTTAATTAAACAAGgaaatttatatag GAGACGCAATAACCACGATGTCGATATATTACCAACACATGAGTTTGGAATCTACTCTATTGTTGAGAAAACACGCAAGCATAGGCCAAAAATTTTCAGCAAATCACAATCCCCACCACCACCAATTCAGAGACAAGGTAGATCAGATATATCTCCACCAGCACGCCCTCAAGCATCAAAAGTAAGAGAAG CTTCTTGTAAGACGATCGACAAACCAGAGTTTGGACGGAAGGAGAAGATGAGTGCTATACAAAAAATTCTTATCAaagg AATCAAACCAACTGAAAAAGTACAATTATTTGGATGGAAAGAGAACATGAGCACTGAACAAAAAAATCTTATCAAAGG aaaaccaCGAGACTCAAGTGCAGCAGTCACATCACGACGTGGATGTGGCTCAGGAGAACCGCGTGTATTGCGACCATTGTCTAGAACTAATTCCGTAAAACAGCACGGAAATTCGAAT GAACCCAATGATAGAAATCTCAATGGATATTTTCATGTCCCCATATTTCATACAAGTCAGACTCCGGTCGCAAAGACATTAGAAGATGCTAAG AATATTTTAATGCAGAGTACTTTGCATAACGATCAAAGAGCAACGTTATATCATGATCAAagaaaaaatttgtattttaataaaagaacAACTGTATCTAATGATCAAAGAGCAAGAAAATTGGATTCTGCGATTATAGTCAAACCACAATACACTTTTCGCGGAGGGACAACTAATGCTTTCAATGAGCGTCCAATCCCTGGCAACGCTACAAAGCTATTATCTTCAACATTTAGTACAG TTCCCAAAAGTTCAACTCAACCTCAACAACGACGTCGCCTTGGTAGAAGTCCAAGTCCACCTGTCATCAAAATGGTGAATGAACAATCTCGGGCTACAAATACTCCTCCACCGGTTGAAATCTTCAAAAAACGTGTTTCAAAAACAAATCTCATGGAAGAGCTGTCCAGTCTAAAGT CAACTGCACCAAGGCACGGGTCCATCGGCGCGGCGTCACTGGGCGCTCGGCGGGACGCGCCACCTGACCGCAGGGCTCCGTCCGTGCGCTCTGACGAACGACCGCTCGCCACACAGGGAGATATGCTGAACAGCATTAAG TTCCAAAGAAGATTCCGTGAAACTATAAACGCAGAGAGATCCGGCAAGTTCAACAACATACCAAG tacgaCTTCCAAAGATAAGCCGACTATTCGCAACATCAGCTCTAGGACGAGTAGCGCCGGACCGAAGGCACATATTCAAGAACACAG ATGTAATAATCCAACACAAGAGAAAACTGGTACAGATACAAGATTTTCCCGCGCTCCACGACCGAGTTCACCAAAAGGCAGACGATCGCCAAACACTTTTTACTAA
- the LOC117983980 gene encoding protein NDUFAF4 homolog codes for MGGLVSKALRPIKSFNIENRAHRIISKEKPTVAPSYPSTVEELKRVREVDPDIDVKLSKKDTELDERLKDVYVTSHGRPEDDVTKEKQDKSSDRPLPQDRKAVPDFDFGLKEPEKVPYGRTTLRHAIDYISSHQINPEEVTAEKIAFEYKLKVDDVENILKYFRTYEVYLPETKTTPAMFAGPTELRRQLYKSNLKEIESKKDANEENKQAQMKTT; via the coding sequence ATGGGTGGGTTAGTGTCAAAAGCGTTGCGACCGATAAAGAGTTTTAACATTGAAAATCGAGCTCACCGGATTATATCGAAAGAAAAACCAACTGTAGCGCCAAGCTATCCATCTACGGTTGAGGAGTTGAAGAGGGTACGAGAAGTCGATCCCGACATAGATGTGAAACTGTCTAAAAAAGATACAGAACTTGACGAAAGGTTAAAAGATGTTTATGTAACCTCACACGGTCGGCCAGAAGACGACGTGACGAAGGAAAAGCAGGACAAAAGCTCGGACCGACCACTTCCCCAAGATCGCAAGGCTGTACCGGATTTTGACTTTGGACTGAAAGAACCTGAAAAAGTTCCATACGGTAGAACCACTTTGCGACATGCAATAGATTATATTTCCTCTCATCAAATCAATCCTGAGGAGGTAACGGCCGAGAAAATTGCGTTCGAATATAAGTTAAAAGTGGATGATGTTGAAAACATACTCAAATATTTTAGAACGTATGAAGTGTATTTGCCAGAAACTAAGACCACTCCTGCTATGTTTGCTGGGCCAACGGAACTGAGGAGGCAATTGTACAAGTCTAATCTTAAGGAAATAGAAAGCAAAAAGGATGCAAATGAAGAAAATAAACAAGCACAAATGAAGACCacttaa